From a single Sander vitreus isolate 19-12246 chromosome 2, sanVit1, whole genome shotgun sequence genomic region:
- the mcoln1a gene encoding mucolipin-1a isoform X2, protein MAAKGHQACSEREGLSSSVTYYGSTDSSGEHDHQSNDQCNNHSNHLFPTTTAGHWVGADAEEEAIRRKLKYFFMSPCDKYYAKGRKPFKLILQLLKIIIVTAQLVMFGLSNQVVVTFKEENTMTFKHLFLKDYDESSDDSFAVYTQNDVYDHMFYAVEQYLALPETTVGRYAYVYGVGVNKSALSLCQQYYKKGSIDPANDTFSIDPHVVTDCIGVDPLAVPVASLTSSYRNFTLKFHKLINVTIEFQLKAINIQTIINNEIPDCYTFYITIVLDNKAHSGKVKIRLENQATIKECKDPSVSGHAENYTRVAFDIAVALVCMLSLLLCGRSILRGIILQQEFVQFFRETLDRKVSWADRLEFINGWYILLIISDILTVTGSFIKIGIESKTMSSYDLCGILLGTSTLLVWVGVIRYLTFFQKYNILIVTLRAAFPNVIRFCCCVAVIYLGYCFCGWIVLGPYHVKFRSLSMVSECLFSLINGDDMFVTFAEMQESSTLVWLFSQVYLYTFISLFIYMVLSLFIALITGAYETIKHQTQEPMHITDLHAFIAECTDAPNSGKFRGLETSPCSFFCCCDRTTTYEDVLLVN, encoded by the exons aacGAGAAGGACTTTCCAGCTCAGTGACTTACTATGGCTCCACAGACAGCAGCGGAGAGCATGACCATCAGAGTAACGATCAATgcaacaaccatagcaaccaTCTGTTTCCCACGACGACGGCAGGTCATTGGGTCGGGGCTGATGCGGAAGAGGAGGCCATTCGCAGGAAGTTGAAATACTTCTTCATGAGCCCTTGTGATAAATATTACGCCAAGGGCCGCAAGCCTTTCAAGCTGATTCTGCAGCTGCTCAAGATCATTATTGTCACAGCTCAG TTAGTGATGTTTGGCCTCAGCAACCAGGTGGTGGTGACCTTCAAGGAGGAGAACACTATGACCTTCAAGCACCTCTTCCTCAAAGACTACGACGAGTCCTCAGACGACTCCTTTGCTGTTTACACGCAGAACGACGTCTACGACCACATGTTCTACGCCGTGGAGCAG TATCTGGCCTTACCGGAGACCACAGTGGGACGCTATGCATACGTCTACGGTGTTGGTGTGAACAAAAGTGCGCTCTCCCTCTGCCAACAGTACTACAAGAAGGGAAGCATCGACCCAGCCAATGACACCTTCAGTATAGACCCTCATGTCGTCACAG ACTGTATAGGTGTGGACCCGCTGGCGGTCCCTGTAGCTTCGCTCACCAGCAGCTACAGGAACTTTACACTCAAGTTCCACAA gcTCATTAACGTCACCATAGAGTTTCAGTTGAAGGCGATAAATATACAGACCATCATCAACAATGAGATCCCAGATTGCTACACTTTTTACATAACG ATAGTCCTGGACAACAAGGCTCACAGCGGCAAGGTGAAGATCCGGTTAGAAAACCAGGCGACAATAAAGGAGTGTAAAGACCCGAGCGTCTCTGGACACG CTGAGAACTACACTCGTGTAGCATTTGATATCGCTGTGGCTCTGGTGTGCATGCTGTCACTGCTGCTGTGTGGACGCTCCATACTGCGAGGCATCATACTGCAACAG GAGTTTGTGCAGTTCTTTAGGGAGACTCTGGATCGTAAAGTGTCGTGGGCAGACCGGTTGGAGTTCATTAACGGATGGTATATCCTCCTTATCATCAGCGACATCCTCACGGTCACTGGCAGCTTCATCAAAATCGGCATTGAGTCTAAG ACTATGTCCTCATATGACTTATGCGGCATCCTGTTGGGAACCTCCACACTCTTGGTGTGGGTCGGAGTAATTCGCTACCTCACATTCTTCCAGAAGTACAAT ATCCTGATCGTGACCCTTCGAGCAGCGTTTCCCAATGTGATTCGGTTCTGCTGCTGCGTGGCCGTCATCTATCTGGGCTACTGCTTCTGTGGCTGGATCGTCCTGGGACCATACCACGTCAAG TTCCGTTCTCTGTCCATGGTGTCCGAGTGCCTGTTTTCCCTCATCAACGGGGACGACATGTTTGTTACGTTTGCGGAGATGCAGGAGAGCAGCACTCTGGTGTGGCTGTTTAGCCAGGTTTACCTGTACACCTTCATCTCCCTCTTCATCTACATGGTGCTGTCGCTGTTTATTGCGCTCATCACAGGAGCCTACGAGACCATCAAG CACCAAACCCAAGAACCAATGCACATCACAGACCTGCATGCCTTCATAGCAGAGTGTACAGACGCACCAAACTCTGGGAAGTTCAGAGGTCTGGAGACCTCGCCGTGCTCCTTCTTTTGCTGCTGTGACAG AACAACGACATATGAGGACGTCCTGCTGGTGAACTGA
- the mcoln1a gene encoding mucolipin-1a isoform X1, translating to MAAKGHQACSEREGLSSSVTYYGSTDSSGEHDHQSNDQCNNHSNHLFPTTTAGHWVGADAEEEAIRRKLKYFFMSPCDKYYAKGRKPFKLILQLLKIIIVTAQLVMFGLSNQVVVTFKEENTMTFKHLFLKDYDESSDDSFAVYTQNDVYDHMFYAVEQYLALPETTVGRYAYVYGVGVNKSALSLCQQYYKKGSIDPANDTFSIDPHVVTDCIGVDPLAVPVASLTSSYRNFTLKFHKLINVTIEFQLKAINIQTIINNEIPDCYTFYITIVLDNKAHSGKVKIRLENQATIKECKDPSVSGHGEMTENYTRVAFDIAVALVCMLSLLLCGRSILRGIILQQEFVQFFRETLDRKVSWADRLEFINGWYILLIISDILTVTGSFIKIGIESKTMSSYDLCGILLGTSTLLVWVGVIRYLTFFQKYNILIVTLRAAFPNVIRFCCCVAVIYLGYCFCGWIVLGPYHVKFRSLSMVSECLFSLINGDDMFVTFAEMQESSTLVWLFSQVYLYTFISLFIYMVLSLFIALITGAYETIKHQTQEPMHITDLHAFIAECTDAPNSGKFRGLETSPCSFFCCCDRTTTYEDVLLVN from the exons aacGAGAAGGACTTTCCAGCTCAGTGACTTACTATGGCTCCACAGACAGCAGCGGAGAGCATGACCATCAGAGTAACGATCAATgcaacaaccatagcaaccaTCTGTTTCCCACGACGACGGCAGGTCATTGGGTCGGGGCTGATGCGGAAGAGGAGGCCATTCGCAGGAAGTTGAAATACTTCTTCATGAGCCCTTGTGATAAATATTACGCCAAGGGCCGCAAGCCTTTCAAGCTGATTCTGCAGCTGCTCAAGATCATTATTGTCACAGCTCAG TTAGTGATGTTTGGCCTCAGCAACCAGGTGGTGGTGACCTTCAAGGAGGAGAACACTATGACCTTCAAGCACCTCTTCCTCAAAGACTACGACGAGTCCTCAGACGACTCCTTTGCTGTTTACACGCAGAACGACGTCTACGACCACATGTTCTACGCCGTGGAGCAG TATCTGGCCTTACCGGAGACCACAGTGGGACGCTATGCATACGTCTACGGTGTTGGTGTGAACAAAAGTGCGCTCTCCCTCTGCCAACAGTACTACAAGAAGGGAAGCATCGACCCAGCCAATGACACCTTCAGTATAGACCCTCATGTCGTCACAG ACTGTATAGGTGTGGACCCGCTGGCGGTCCCTGTAGCTTCGCTCACCAGCAGCTACAGGAACTTTACACTCAAGTTCCACAA gcTCATTAACGTCACCATAGAGTTTCAGTTGAAGGCGATAAATATACAGACCATCATCAACAATGAGATCCCAGATTGCTACACTTTTTACATAACG ATAGTCCTGGACAACAAGGCTCACAGCGGCAAGGTGAAGATCCGGTTAGAAAACCAGGCGACAATAAAGGAGTGTAAAGACCCGAGCGTCTCTGGACACGGTGAGATGA CTGAGAACTACACTCGTGTAGCATTTGATATCGCTGTGGCTCTGGTGTGCATGCTGTCACTGCTGCTGTGTGGACGCTCCATACTGCGAGGCATCATACTGCAACAG GAGTTTGTGCAGTTCTTTAGGGAGACTCTGGATCGTAAAGTGTCGTGGGCAGACCGGTTGGAGTTCATTAACGGATGGTATATCCTCCTTATCATCAGCGACATCCTCACGGTCACTGGCAGCTTCATCAAAATCGGCATTGAGTCTAAG ACTATGTCCTCATATGACTTATGCGGCATCCTGTTGGGAACCTCCACACTCTTGGTGTGGGTCGGAGTAATTCGCTACCTCACATTCTTCCAGAAGTACAAT ATCCTGATCGTGACCCTTCGAGCAGCGTTTCCCAATGTGATTCGGTTCTGCTGCTGCGTGGCCGTCATCTATCTGGGCTACTGCTTCTGTGGCTGGATCGTCCTGGGACCATACCACGTCAAG TTCCGTTCTCTGTCCATGGTGTCCGAGTGCCTGTTTTCCCTCATCAACGGGGACGACATGTTTGTTACGTTTGCGGAGATGCAGGAGAGCAGCACTCTGGTGTGGCTGTTTAGCCAGGTTTACCTGTACACCTTCATCTCCCTCTTCATCTACATGGTGCTGTCGCTGTTTATTGCGCTCATCACAGGAGCCTACGAGACCATCAAG CACCAAACCCAAGAACCAATGCACATCACAGACCTGCATGCCTTCATAGCAGAGTGTACAGACGCACCAAACTCTGGGAAGTTCAGAGGTCTGGAGACCTCGCCGTGCTCCTTCTTTTGCTGCTGTGACAG AACAACGACATATGAGGACGTCCTGCTGGTGAACTGA